A section of the Enterobacter sp. C2 genome encodes:
- the purN gene encoding phosphoribosylglycinamide formyltransferase: MKNIVVLISGNGSNLQAIIDACAQKRINATVRAVFSNKADAFGLQRAREADIAAHAITADQFASREAFDRELMMEIDAYAPDLVVLAGYMRILSPEFVAHYQGRLLNIHPSLLPKYPGLHTHRQALANGDEEHGTSVHFVTDELDGGPVILQAKVPVFPGDGEEDVTDRVQTQEHAIYPLVVSWFIDGRLAMREGAAWLDGVQLPPQGHAAE; this comes from the coding sequence ATGAAAAACATAGTGGTGCTCATTTCCGGTAACGGAAGCAATTTGCAGGCAATTATTGACGCCTGCGCGCAGAAGAGAATCAACGCCACTGTCCGTGCGGTATTCAGTAACAAGGCCGACGCGTTCGGCCTGCAACGTGCGCGTGAGGCCGATATTGCGGCCCACGCCATTACGGCCGACCAGTTTGCCAGCCGTGAAGCATTTGACCGTGAGCTGATGATGGAGATCGACGCCTACGCCCCGGATCTGGTGGTGCTGGCAGGCTATATGCGCATTCTCAGCCCCGAGTTTGTTGCCCACTATCAGGGCCGCCTGCTGAACATCCACCCCTCCCTGCTGCCGAAATATCCTGGCCTGCATACCCACCGTCAGGCGCTGGCCAACGGCGACGAAGAGCACGGCACCTCCGTGCATTTTGTTACCGACGAGCTGGACGGCGGCCCGGTGATCCTGCAAGCCAAAGTGCCGGTATTTCCTGGCGACGGTGAAGAGGACGTCACCGATCGCGTCCAGACCCAGGAGCACGCGATCTACCCTCTGGTGGTGAGCTGGTTTATTGATGGCCGTCTGGCAATGCGCGAGGGTGCCGCATGGCTCGATGGCGTTCAGCTTCCCCCGCAAGGACACGCCGCAGAGTAG
- the purM gene encoding phosphoribosylformylglycinamidine cyclo-ligase has protein sequence MTDKTSLSYKDAGVDIDAGNALVDRIKGVVKKTRRPEVMGGLGGFGALCALPQKYREPVLVSGTDGVGTKLRLAMDLKRHDAIGIDLVAMCVNDLVVQGAEPLFFLDYYATGKLDVDTAASVIGGIAEGCLQSGCALVGGETAEMPGMYHGEDYDVAGFCVGVVEKSEIIDGSKVTDGDVLIALGSSGPHSNGYSLVRKIVEVSGCDPETTQLDGKSLADHLLAPTRIYVKNILELIANVDVHAIAHLTGGGFWENIPRVLPDNTQAVIDESSWQWPSVFNWLQQAGNVSQHEMYRTFNCGVGMVIALSAQDADKAIELMNAKGEKAWKIGMIKASDSSERVVIE, from the coding sequence GTGACCGATAAAACCTCTCTCAGCTACAAAGATGCCGGTGTTGATATTGACGCAGGTAATGCACTGGTTGACCGAATCAAAGGCGTAGTGAAGAAAACCCGCCGCCCGGAAGTGATGGGTGGACTGGGTGGCTTCGGTGCGCTGTGCGCGCTGCCGCAAAAATATCGTGAGCCGGTGCTGGTTTCCGGTACTGACGGCGTGGGCACCAAGCTGCGCCTGGCGATGGATCTCAAGCGTCATGACGCTATCGGCATCGATCTGGTGGCCATGTGCGTTAATGACCTGGTGGTTCAGGGCGCTGAGCCGCTCTTCTTCCTCGACTACTACGCCACCGGCAAGCTGGACGTCGACACCGCTGCCAGCGTGATCGGCGGCATCGCGGAAGGCTGCCTGCAGTCTGGCTGTGCGCTGGTGGGCGGCGAAACCGCTGAGATGCCGGGCATGTACCATGGCGAAGATTATGACGTCGCGGGCTTCTGCGTGGGCGTGGTTGAGAAATCGGAAATCATCGACGGCTCCAAAGTCACTGACGGCGACGTGCTGATTGCCCTTGGCTCCAGCGGTCCGCACTCTAACGGCTACTCGCTGGTGCGTAAAATCGTTGAGGTGAGCGGCTGCGATCCGGAAACGACCCAGCTCGACGGTAAATCGCTGGCGGATCACCTCCTGGCCCCGACCCGCATCTACGTGAAAAACATTCTTGAGTTGATTGCCAACGTTGACGTGCATGCCATCGCCCACCTCACCGGCGGCGGCTTCTGGGAGAACATTCCGCGCGTGCTGCCGGACAATACCCAGGCGGTGATTGACGAATCCAGCTGGCAGTGGCCCTCCGTCTTCAACTGGCTGCAGCAGGCAGGCAACGTCAGCCAGCACGAGATGTACCGCACCTTTAACTGCGGCGTCGGCATGGTGATCGCGCTCTCTGCCCAGGATGCAGATAAGGCGATTGAGCTGATGAACGCGAAAGGTGAAAAGGCATGGAAAATCGGTATGATTAAAGCCTCTGATTCCAGCGAGCGCGTGGTCATCGAATGA